The proteins below come from a single Natrinema sp. DC36 genomic window:
- a CDS encoding helicase-related protein, which yields MLSLPPLVDNANRTLEDAYKRIIPQIEEGRIATGYFYLSGFDLYREDLENLADPEELGHAPLRILMGRQTNRGTADEIGEGQNLKEELKREVRESISELNNAQIGRLDRLRDFIAEGEVSVRVRNPENGYFHAKGASFRAPLEDDEDWGQDEDEDTRPCATVVGSSNFTKSGHQNNIELNLTSQDRHKAEAFEEWYDNQWANAEEFSEEIIRIIENSEEYQDWKEQQEDESDKETSPEELGTYLEPFELYKLLAYDELSGNVNIRDSPLYYFQKLGYESAKEKLSQFNGCIVSDSVGLGKSFIGGELLHDYRQRGDHCLLIVPANLTDQWEDLLQNDTDKDGNPYFGLEVDGTHLDVMSISKFQNLSYGEVQDLKDEFDVLLIDEAHRFRNYGKWRPNPDHDDDYKGTRRHANLRQLRGKTMIMLTATPINNSATDLKNLISLFTSPEELRNKASLDFDAFDEYIELSETRKRIAAGKEEVGDDEQQEITEQLQRHSSEISNILNEVMVLRTRKHVKDQIQDSEDFEMSFKPPKLNKQQYSLPAAYQPIYRMLPDVMDALHLPHITVKNPKAGSTLKALYKLNLLKRLESSTYAFVQSIETLHQSERQLLGLLGELPEDEDIDMLRTVREGDDSELGDFVEGADAAEDLEQTLEEFGFDTTAIQSEEGADTEGDELADATIGEVKTYIREDLTLLSYFLSQFIGDVARDAGDVSDYAVSTRQWLADHDAGVLPDIPEEEMNPILYPNSDLSEVDPATRDFYEAVFSLREFRDPKIDRLADVLTNHDQKVLIFTQYRATADYVYRTLCDNEDSPLTEANSAVVKGGDENKQDIIQRFAPEASGYQQTLAESGDSELQYVVATDTLSEGVNLQDVHVVVNYDLPWNPMRIVQRVGRVDRIGSTAEKHVHNFYPDGDIEAAIKLLKRLQAKINDIALIVGKENNILDPNEDQILEKTGVDTEKTIGELQVDEIEDSLQKSREIDDVNELDDTSKNPLLRNAGSNEHAAFERYLLKRELNEDYDLTAEDFEYAEDFFDDPPEEREFLYTNVTDHDAGPRPGVFALAHLWFDDDDHESPLGRVRRAFYYKPFADEVKERPVSTLNIDPSVDGDPITGNPDTVLSNRGEIQAVLDERLEVIREGQVEGAFKQGEAFSKEQETILDFISHYVQPNHGNEPAPVEEFETIGEWATDIEERLQEVKLANTDEDRILREIFRQNEQYDSFPEWPTGEFLSQLEEFLEENVEASTEYQTKLMGESDVQAKLVCWGVVGQ from the coding sequence ATGCTCTCGCTTCCTCCGCTTGTCGATAACGCCAATAGAACACTAGAAGACGCTTACAAGCGGATTATTCCCCAGATCGAGGAAGGCCGTATCGCAACTGGCTACTTTTATCTCTCAGGATTCGACCTCTACCGGGAAGACCTTGAAAATCTGGCTGACCCCGAGGAACTCGGCCACGCTCCACTTCGGATCTTGATGGGACGTCAGACGAATAGGGGAACTGCTGACGAAATCGGTGAGGGGCAGAATCTCAAAGAGGAGCTCAAAAGAGAGGTGAGAGAAAGCATCTCGGAGCTGAATAACGCTCAGATCGGGCGACTAGACCGGCTACGAGACTTTATCGCCGAAGGCGAGGTGAGCGTCCGTGTGCGAAATCCTGAAAACGGTTACTTCCACGCAAAGGGTGCATCATTTCGAGCGCCACTCGAAGACGACGAAGATTGGGGACAAGACGAGGATGAAGACACCCGTCCATGCGCTACAGTTGTCGGCTCCTCGAACTTCACCAAGAGCGGCCACCAGAACAACATCGAACTGAACCTCACGAGTCAGGATCGACACAAGGCCGAAGCGTTCGAGGAGTGGTACGACAACCAGTGGGCCAACGCCGAGGAGTTCAGTGAGGAGATCATCCGAATCATCGAGAACAGCGAGGAGTACCAGGACTGGAAGGAACAGCAGGAGGACGAGTCCGACAAGGAGACGTCACCCGAGGAGCTGGGTACATATCTCGAACCGTTCGAGCTCTACAAGCTGCTCGCCTACGACGAACTGAGTGGGAACGTCAACATCCGTGACAGCCCACTGTACTACTTCCAGAAGCTCGGGTACGAGAGTGCAAAGGAAAAGCTCTCACAGTTCAACGGGTGCATCGTCTCCGACTCGGTCGGCCTGGGGAAATCATTTATTGGAGGTGAACTCCTCCACGACTACCGCCAACGTGGCGACCACTGTCTCCTCATTGTCCCGGCAAACCTGACTGATCAGTGGGAAGACCTACTCCAGAACGACACTGACAAAGACGGCAATCCGTACTTCGGGTTAGAGGTGGACGGCACGCACCTTGATGTGATGAGTATCAGTAAGTTCCAGAATCTTTCCTACGGCGAGGTGCAGGACCTCAAAGATGAGTTCGATGTCCTGCTTATCGACGAGGCTCACCGGTTCCGGAACTACGGGAAGTGGCGGCCGAACCCGGACCACGATGACGACTACAAGGGGACGCGACGACACGCGAATCTCAGGCAACTCCGCGGAAAGACGATGATAATGCTGACCGCGACCCCGATCAATAACAGCGCTACCGACCTGAAGAACCTCATCAGCTTGTTCACCAGCCCGGAGGAACTTCGGAACAAGGCGTCACTCGACTTTGATGCGTTCGACGAATATATCGAGCTCTCGGAGACGCGAAAACGCATCGCAGCCGGGAAAGAGGAAGTCGGCGACGACGAACAGCAAGAAATCACCGAGCAGCTCCAGCGACACTCCTCTGAGATATCGAATATCCTTAACGAAGTGATGGTTCTCCGGACGCGCAAGCACGTCAAAGACCAGATACAGGACAGCGAAGACTTCGAGATGAGCTTCAAGCCGCCGAAACTCAACAAGCAACAGTACTCCCTGCCGGCGGCCTACCAGCCAATATATCGGATGCTTCCCGACGTGATGGACGCCCTCCACCTACCCCACATCACAGTCAAAAACCCGAAAGCAGGGAGCACGCTGAAAGCTCTCTACAAGCTGAACCTCCTCAAACGGCTCGAGTCCTCAACGTACGCGTTCGTCCAGTCGATCGAGACGCTACATCAGAGCGAACGCCAGCTTCTCGGCCTTCTTGGTGAACTTCCCGAGGACGAAGACATCGATATGCTCCGAACTGTTCGGGAAGGGGATGACTCTGAACTCGGTGACTTTGTCGAAGGAGCCGACGCTGCTGAAGATCTCGAACAAACACTCGAAGAATTCGGTTTCGATACCACCGCTATTCAATCGGAAGAAGGAGCTGATACCGAGGGAGATGAACTGGCAGACGCCACCATCGGCGAGGTGAAGACGTACATCAGGGAGGACCTCACCCTTCTCTCGTATTTCCTCTCGCAGTTCATCGGTGATGTCGCCCGTGATGCGGGTGATGTGAGTGATTATGCGGTTTCCACGCGGCAATGGCTCGCTGACCACGACGCTGGTGTCCTCCCAGATATTCCTGAAGAAGAGATGAATCCGATTCTCTACCCGAATAGTGACCTGAGCGAAGTCGACCCCGCCACACGCGACTTTTACGAGGCCGTCTTTTCACTCCGCGAGTTCCGCGACCCGAAGATCGACCGACTTGCAGATGTCCTCACTAACCACGATCAGAAGGTGCTCATCTTCACGCAGTATCGGGCAACTGCAGACTACGTCTATCGAACCCTCTGTGACAACGAGGATTCACCACTCACAGAGGCGAACAGTGCCGTCGTCAAGGGTGGCGACGAGAATAAACAGGACATCATTCAACGCTTTGCTCCCGAGGCGTCAGGCTACCAGCAAACGCTCGCCGAGTCGGGGGACTCAGAGCTACAGTACGTAGTGGCCACTGACACGCTGAGTGAAGGGGTTAATCTCCAGGACGTTCATGTGGTGGTCAATTACGACCTGCCGTGGAACCCGATGCGGATTGTCCAGCGTGTCGGGCGAGTCGACCGGATCGGGAGTACCGCCGAGAAACACGTCCACAACTTCTACCCGGACGGCGACATCGAGGCGGCGATTAAGCTCCTGAAACGCCTGCAGGCAAAGATCAACGATATCGCGCTCATCGTCGGAAAGGAGAACAATATCCTCGATCCGAACGAAGACCAGATTCTCGAAAAGACAGGTGTAGACACGGAGAAGACAATCGGGGAATTACAGGTGGACGAGATTGAGGACTCTCTCCAGAAGTCCCGTGAAATTGACGACGTGAATGAACTCGACGACACGAGCAAGAATCCGCTCCTCCGCAATGCTGGGAGTAATGAACACGCTGCGTTCGAGCGGTACCTTCTGAAGCGAGAACTGAACGAGGATTATGACCTAACTGCGGAAGACTTCGAGTACGCTGAGGACTTCTTCGATGACCCGCCCGAAGAACGGGAATTCCTCTACACGAATGTAACTGACCACGATGCCGGTCCTCGTCCGGGCGTATTCGCCCTTGCCCACCTCTGGTTCGACGATGATGACCACGAGTCCCCGCTTGGTCGCGTCCGTCGTGCTTTCTACTACAAGCCCTTCGCCGACGAGGTCAAAGAGCGGCCCGTGAGCACGCTCAACATTGACCCTTCAGTTGACGGCGACCCGATTACTGGAAATCCAGATACGGTGTTATCGAATCGCGGTGAGATTCAAGCAGTGCTTGACGAGCGCCTGGAGGTGATTCGAGAAGGCCAAGTTGAGGGTGCTTTCAAACAGGGGGAGGCCTTCTCGAAGGAACAGGAGACGATCCTCGATTTCATCAGTCACTACGTTCAGCCGAATCACGGCAATGAGCCGGCTCCTGTCGAAGAGTTCGAAACGATAGGAGAATGGGCTACCGACATCGAAGAGCGGCTGCAGGAGGTAAAGCTGGCGAACACGGATGAAGACCGAATCCTACGAGAGATCTTTCGCCAGAACGAGCAGTACGACTCTTTCCCAGAGTGGCCGACCGGGGAGTTCCTCAGTCAGCTTGAGGAGTTCTTAGAAGAGAACGTCGAAGCCTCTACTGAATACCAGACGAAACTGATGGGAGAGAGTGATGTACAAGCGAAGCTCGTATGTTGGGGGGTTGTCGGACAGTGA
- a CDS encoding BREX-1 system adenine-specific DNA-methyltransferase PglX — MQCIEYFQRLESEGQGWELESRTREEIEEIESGKGSSSLYAKRTAILNNLYGVDIDEGAVEICKLRLWLSMVADIEDEPSEVEPLPNIDFNVRQGNSLIGQLDTDIESNEDGDSDLDSWEVKTRFEDVKEAIKKHKKAETSVEAQEWRKEAEDRIEEHRDKFDEILQREFQDAGFDDITIEEIREWSPFHWPLEFADVFEKGGFDVFIGNPPWDMLYANRDDFFIRYDEQFRTYPSEEKDGVMEDLLSSPEVAWEWEDYKESMETQADFFTQGDVYKLQSPVVGGRTMPTKNELSALFLERVFRLSRDGVKVSLLLPGTIFGGVMGKDLRTHLLDHTDIENLIGFENKGIFEQIHRQYRFAILTFEYGGKTSRLRGIFNQRSMDVVYNIEDVAAEIPRQVLLNYSPEGRIFPSITSQVEADVLSKVVTQPPLDENIEGAWSVDMLTKEFVESTDKDRLQDSPDNADYPVYGGANIHQFEHDNTHTESLDNPRYWSRGMYDPPNSAQYRVREKKFNRGNLKRAIYDAFGGSETSKSQVQFVDELLEEHRGHGLEEEDVLLDCTEYRIGIRDVSRSRDERTIIATVLPKDVICLHTINTFKPFAIEPEEEHLTESPLRSPYVRRFTDQELFVATGLLNSIAFDFLMRTKVETHIVKRELLESQLPRLTDGDDWFQYIAERAARLNCYGEEFKEMRERLGGIEAAVEDQERRELQAEIDAAAFHAYGLERRDVKFILDDFHRVENPKLMDEMYFDLVLEKYDLLDQKGPLP, encoded by the coding sequence ATGCAATGCATTGAGTATTTCCAGCGGCTCGAATCCGAGGGGCAAGGATGGGAGCTAGAATCCAGAACGCGAGAAGAGATAGAGGAAATCGAGTCTGGAAAAGGCTCCTCATCACTGTACGCAAAGCGAACGGCCATACTCAACAATTTGTACGGAGTCGATATCGACGAAGGTGCTGTTGAGATTTGCAAGCTCAGGCTCTGGTTGTCGATGGTCGCTGATATCGAGGATGAACCGAGCGAGGTGGAGCCGCTCCCCAACATCGATTTCAACGTACGACAGGGCAACAGCCTAATTGGTCAACTCGATACGGACATCGAGAGTAACGAAGACGGAGACAGCGATCTCGATTCTTGGGAGGTGAAAACTCGTTTTGAGGACGTGAAAGAGGCCATCAAGAAGCACAAGAAAGCGGAAACCAGTGTTGAAGCTCAAGAATGGCGGAAGGAGGCAGAAGACAGAATAGAGGAACACCGGGACAAATTTGACGAAATCCTTCAGCGAGAATTTCAAGACGCTGGCTTTGACGACATAACGATCGAGGAAATTCGGGAGTGGTCCCCCTTCCACTGGCCGTTGGAGTTCGCCGATGTCTTCGAGAAAGGTGGATTCGACGTGTTCATCGGGAACCCGCCGTGGGACATGCTCTACGCGAATCGCGACGACTTCTTCATTCGCTACGATGAGCAGTTCCGTACCTATCCGTCGGAGGAAAAAGACGGTGTGATGGAAGACCTCCTCTCAAGCCCTGAAGTTGCGTGGGAATGGGAGGACTACAAGGAATCGATGGAAACTCAGGCAGACTTTTTCACGCAGGGAGATGTCTACAAGCTCCAATCTCCGGTGGTGGGCGGTCGGACGATGCCGACAAAGAACGAACTTTCGGCTCTTTTTCTAGAGCGGGTCTTCAGACTCTCCAGAGACGGCGTGAAGGTGAGTCTACTTCTCCCGGGGACTATTTTCGGGGGAGTGATGGGGAAAGACCTTCGAACGCATCTACTGGACCATACAGACATAGAGAACCTCATCGGATTCGAAAATAAGGGGATCTTTGAGCAGATACATCGACAGTACCGATTTGCCATTCTGACATTTGAGTATGGTGGTAAGACCAGTCGACTCCGGGGTATTTTTAATCAACGGAGTATGGACGTTGTCTATAATATCGAGGATGTAGCCGCAGAAATCCCACGTCAAGTGCTTCTCAATTATTCTCCTGAGGGTAGAATTTTCCCCTCGATCACATCACAGGTCGAAGCCGACGTCCTCAGCAAGGTTGTCACTCAACCGCCTCTAGATGAAAATATCGAAGGTGCTTGGTCAGTGGATATGTTGACGAAGGAGTTCGTCGAGTCCACCGATAAAGATCGATTGCAAGATTCCCCTGATAATGCTGATTATCCCGTATACGGGGGAGCGAATATCCACCAATTCGAACACGATAATACCCACACAGAGAGTTTGGACAACCCTCGGTATTGGAGTCGGGGGATGTATGATCCACCGAATAGTGCCCAGTACCGTGTTCGAGAGAAGAAATTCAATCGGGGGAACCTCAAGCGAGCAATCTACGACGCCTTTGGAGGTTCAGAGACGAGCAAGTCTCAAGTTCAATTCGTAGATGAACTACTCGAAGAACACCGTGGTCACGGACTTGAGGAAGAAGATGTCTTGCTTGATTGTACTGAATACCGAATTGGCATTCGAGACGTTTCTCGATCCCGGGACGAGCGGACGATAATAGCGACGGTACTTCCGAAGGACGTCATCTGTCTCCACACCATTAACACGTTCAAGCCGTTCGCTATTGAACCGGAAGAGGAACACCTCACAGAGTCCCCACTTCGGTCACCCTACGTCCGGCGATTTACGGATCAAGAACTCTTCGTGGCAACGGGACTCCTGAACAGCATTGCGTTCGATTTCCTGATGCGAACTAAAGTCGAGACGCACATCGTCAAGCGCGAGCTTTTGGAATCCCAGCTACCACGGCTCACCGACGGAGATGACTGGTTCCAGTATATCGCTGAACGAGCTGCCCGATTGAACTGTTACGGGGAAGAATTCAAAGAAATGCGTGAGCGACTCGGCGGAATCGAGGCAGCGGTAGAAGATCAAGAACGCAGAGAATTACAGGCTGAAATCGACGCGGCCGCATTCCACGCGTATGGCCTGGAACGTCGTGACGTGAAGTTTATTCTCGACGACTTCCATCGCGTTGAGAATCCGAAGCTGATGGACGAGATGTACTTCGATCTGGTCTTGGAGAAATATGATTTACTGGATCAGAAGGGGCCCCTACCGTAG
- a CDS encoding BREX-1 system adenine-specific DNA-methyltransferase PglX, with the protein MQCIEYFQRLEAEGQGWELESRSREELESIEGGHGGESLYAKRSIILDNLYGVDIDEGAVEICKLRLWLSMVADIEDEPGEVEPLPNIDFNIRQGNSLIGFTDLIETVNEQGDTSLTNYGIGEETPVSEYYEDVIHAQRKHKRANSSKEATNARRQAESLITSYSQNLDNKVLDEFHNAGAEITLDQVQEFHPFHWILEFALVYDQGGFDLIIGNPPWDQLRASRDDYFVKFDEQFRSRMPSNKDEMQKQLLEDEEIAEGWEEYQEQIEKQMRYFTDGSEYILQKPVIDGRKDPNENNLAALFFERLFDLVSDEGYVAQVLPGVIFSGSFSKDLRMKLLNDAEIQSLVGFENHGIFGDLHRQYQFAVLTFKNQGESEQIKGIFDQQALSSSVPPRSVSFHRELDAVSDGCSNA; encoded by the coding sequence ATGCAATGCATTGAGTATTTCCAGCGGCTCGAAGCTGAAGGGCAAGGCTGGGAGCTGGAGAGTCGTAGTCGTGAGGAATTAGAAAGTATCGAGGGTGGGCATGGTGGGGAGTCGCTATACGCCAAACGCTCGATTATTCTGGATAATCTCTACGGGGTGGATATCGACGAGGGCGCTGTGGAGATCTGTAAACTCCGTTTGTGGCTCTCGATGGTTGCGGATATCGAAGACGAGCCAGGGGAGGTCGAACCGCTCCCGAATATTGATTTCAACATTCGGCAGGGGAACAGTCTAATTGGATTTACAGACCTCATCGAAACCGTCAATGAACAGGGTGATACCTCACTCACAAACTATGGAATCGGTGAAGAAACACCGGTTAGCGAGTATTATGAGGACGTAATCCACGCTCAGCGGAAACACAAACGGGCAAATTCCTCAAAAGAAGCAACCAACGCCCGTCGTCAGGCAGAGTCGCTCATCACCAGCTACAGTCAGAATCTGGACAACAAGGTGCTAGATGAGTTCCATAATGCCGGCGCTGAAATCACTCTGGATCAAGTTCAAGAATTCCACCCCTTTCATTGGATTCTCGAATTCGCGCTAGTCTACGACCAGGGAGGTTTTGATCTTATTATCGGGAATCCTCCTTGGGACCAGCTTCGAGCGAGTCGCGATGATTACTTCGTCAAGTTTGATGAGCAGTTCCGGTCCCGGATGCCTTCGAATAAGGACGAGATGCAGAAACAGCTGCTGGAAGACGAGGAGATTGCCGAGGGATGGGAGGAGTATCAAGAGCAGATAGAGAAGCAAATGCGGTACTTCACTGATGGTTCTGAATACATCCTCCAGAAACCTGTTATTGATGGACGGAAGGATCCAAATGAAAACAATCTTGCGGCACTCTTCTTTGAGAGATTGTTCGATCTCGTGAGCGACGAGGGGTATGTAGCGCAAGTTCTACCCGGGGTGATCTTCAGTGGCTCTTTCTCGAAAGATCTCCGGATGAAACTTTTGAATGATGCGGAAATACAGTCGTTGGTTGGCTTCGAGAATCATGGAATATTCGGTGATCTCCATCGACAGTATCAGTTCGCTGTTCTCACGTTCAAGAACCAGGGGGAGTCGGAGCAAATCAAGGGAATATTCGATCAACAGGCACTGTCTAGTTCTGTACCTCCTCGATCGGTGTCTTTCCATCGAGAGCTTGATGCGGTCTCTGATGGTTGTAGTAATGCATAA
- a CDS encoding IS6 family transposase, with translation MLADLLSESYESDLEESWENERTATPVRAFAVRLHQTGCSLRETTTILAELGVQRSHGAVWNWVHRLTDSGCDPPEAQPKRVAVDETAVKINGEWSWLYAAIDIETKLILDVALFGRHGTDPAAAFLHRLTEKHDLSDAEFLVDQFGYRTALARLGLSGRVNYTDRNLIEKWFHTLKMRTDRFHTSWVGSRSSVREWLEQFMHYYNHQRPHQALDGKTPIEEVQN, from the coding sequence ATGCTCGCAGACCTGCTCAGCGAGAGCTATGAATCGGATTTAGAAGAATCTTGGGAGAATGAGCGGACGGCGACGCCCGTCAGGGCGTTCGCCGTCCGCCTCCATCAGACCGGTTGTTCGCTTCGAGAGACAACAACGATCTTAGCGGAATTAGGCGTTCAACGCTCTCATGGAGCGGTTTGGAACTGGGTACATCGGCTGACTGACAGCGGTTGCGACCCGCCTGAGGCGCAGCCGAAGCGGGTCGCCGTTGACGAAACCGCTGTCAAGATTAACGGCGAATGGTCTTGGTTGTACGCTGCAATAGACATCGAGACAAAATTAATTCTCGATGTTGCGTTGTTTGGGCGGCATGGCACAGATCCGGCGGCTGCGTTTCTCCATCGACTCACCGAGAAACACGATCTCTCGGACGCTGAGTTCCTTGTTGATCAATTCGGCTACCGGACTGCCCTTGCTCGATTAGGACTGAGCGGTCGAGTCAACTATACCGACCGAAATCTCATCGAAAAATGGTTTCACACCCTCAAAATGCGTACCGACCGCTTCCATACTTCGTGGGTGGGCAGTCGGTCGAGCGTCCGCGAGTGGCTTGAACAGTTTATGCATTACTACAACCATCAGAGACCGCATCAAGCTCTCGATGGAAAGACACCGATCGAGGAGGTACAGAACTAG
- a CDS encoding site-specific integrase has protein sequence MDMVATRERALSEREFELLLEGAGRIDDTQQRLETRAAILLGGRLGLRPGETTHLSKSWVDLERQMIQIPTQENCTKGRDGGICGYCRQAVKQRLDHNPNTDFQSFAERYWLPKTEAASRTVPYHFSYRVRVAVELLLDEHSGWPYSFSTLQRRLETALKLSPELSNDATSLHGLRATAASYHAGRGLDLPALRAMFGWEDITTARQYLNVDGAMTRRALDSIHQ, from the coding sequence ATGGATATGGTAGCAACACGAGAGAGGGCCCTTAGCGAACGCGAGTTCGAACTACTGTTAGAAGGTGCTGGGCGAATAGATGATACACAACAGAGACTCGAAACACGAGCGGCCATTCTCCTTGGAGGCCGTCTTGGACTTAGACCAGGAGAAACAACACACTTGTCGAAATCGTGGGTTGACCTAGAGCGGCAGATGATCCAGATTCCCACACAGGAAAACTGTACGAAGGGACGGGATGGTGGCATCTGTGGATACTGCCGGCAGGCGGTGAAACAACGGCTAGATCACAATCCCAATACGGATTTTCAGAGCTTTGCTGAGCGTTATTGGCTCCCGAAAACAGAAGCCGCATCTCGAACAGTTCCCTACCACTTTTCGTATCGGGTTCGAGTCGCGGTTGAATTGTTACTCGACGAACATAGTGGCTGGCCGTATTCGTTCTCGACCTTACAGCGACGTCTAGAAACGGCCCTGAAATTGTCCCCAGAATTGTCTAACGACGCAACCTCATTACATGGATTACGTGCCACAGCAGCGTCTTATCACGCCGGAAGAGGCTTAGATCTTCCCGCTCTCCGAGCAATGTTCGGGTGGGAGGACATCACCACTGCACGTCAATATCTGAATGTCGACGGAGCAATGACCCGACGAGCGCTGGACAGCATTCATCAGTAA
- a CDS encoding TRAM domain-containing protein — protein sequence MVEISDSLCSLFTAKIKEEDGTFVIEIPPSEIKHGALTGDETYRIALLDSSSEAESTSPQAPRHPASQGSTSHDSSGPPVDEGEVRDVTIETVGDQGDGIAKVERGYVVIVPGAQPGDEPTVEIEQVQENVAFASIVDSDP from the coding sequence ATGGTAGAAATATCAGACTCCCTGTGTTCGCTTTTCACTGCGAAAATTAAGGAGGAGGATGGCACTTTCGTCATCGAGATTCCTCCGAGTGAGATCAAGCACGGGGCGCTGACCGGTGATGAAACGTACCGCATCGCTCTCCTTGATTCCTCCTCCGAAGCTGAATCAACATCTCCACAGGCCCCACGGCATCCCGCCTCTCAGGGGAGCACGAGCCATGATTCATCTGGTCCTCCTGTTGATGAGGGAGAAGTGCGCGACGTGACAATCGAAACCGTCGGTGATCAAGGAGACGGTATTGCGAAAGTCGAACGGGGGTACGTCGTGATCGTTCCCGGCGCTCAGCCCGGCGACGAGCCAACAGTCGAAATCGAACAAGTTCAGGAGAACGTCGCGTTTGCGAGCATTGTCGATAGCGATCCGTGA